GGCGGCAGGGGAGGGCATGCTAGAGGCAGGTTCTCCAGGAGAAGGAAGCCCGTGGGGTTCTTGAGCCAGAAAGGCTTCTTGGAGAGCAGCAGCAACACCCCATTGGGGATGCTCATGTCCGGGAGTGCACCTACTCCATCCCCATCTGCTGCTTCGGCAGCGCAACTGCGGCCCCAGGTTGGCGCGCCGCCGCAGCCGCGCAGCCTCGATTTGGTCAGCTCAAGCAGCAAGAGCGCCCACCAGTTTGGCCCTCCGAAGATGGTCCAGCCATTGTCTGTGCAGTTCCAGTTTGGTGCCACTGCACATAGATAcccattccagcagcagcagcagaatttaCAGGCCCAGATGTTCAAGAGGAGCAACAGTGGGATCAGCCTGAAGTTTGATAGCCCCAGTGGCGGCGCTGGGACGATCTCATCGCCGAGGTCTTTCATGTCCTCCCTGAGCATGGATGGCAGTGTAGCTAGCTTGGATGGAAAGCCGCCGATGCGTTTGCTCGGCGGCCCGGCTGCGAGCGACCCACTGAATGTGCGCCAATGCGCGCCTAAGCGGCGGTGTACGGGCAGGGGTGAGGACGGCAGCGGCAAGTGCACCA
Above is a window of Triticum dicoccoides isolate Atlit2015 ecotype Zavitan chromosome 5B, WEW_v2.0, whole genome shotgun sequence DNA encoding:
- the LOC119307517 gene encoding protein WRKY1-like codes for the protein MEEVEAANSAAVESCHKLLALLSQQQDPALLRSIASETGEACAKFRKVVSLLSNGGGGRGGHARGRFSRRRKPVGFLSQKGFLESSSNTPLGMLMSGSAPTPSPSAASAAQLRPQVGAPPQPRSLDLVSSSSKSAHQFGPPKMVQPLSVQFQFGATAHRYPFQQQQQNLQAQMFKRSNSGISLKFDSPSGGAGTISSPRSFMSSLSMDGSVASLDGKPPMRLLGGPAASDPLNVRQCAPKRRCTGRGEDGSGKCTTGGKCHCSKRRKLRIKRSIKVPAISNKISDIPPDEYSWRKYGQKPIKGSPHPRGYYKCSTVRGCPARKHVERCVDEPVMLIVTYEGEHSHNRLPTQSAQT